A stretch of Coregonus clupeaformis isolate EN_2021a chromosome 37, ASM2061545v1, whole genome shotgun sequence DNA encodes these proteins:
- the LOC121553709 gene encoding solute carrier family 22 member 7-like has product MKFEHLLSLVNGFGRFQMMIIIISFIGRFTLPCHFLLNNFIAAVPSHHCDLSALDDGSVFGNLTQEQRLTVSVPVQEDGTPSSCKMFPEPQFHLLSNSNNSDLATVPCQNGWAYDNSTFKSTLATEWDLVCDQKGQNKATTTIFFIGVMFGAMTFGSLSDRFGRKTMLLVSYISGMLFGIASAFSTSFIMFAVLRFFTGFGITGIVIVSSVLSVEWVDIEHRKLVGVIDSLSWTFGYCMIPAIAYCVTDWRQLTIAVTSPLALAILIWRWIPESARWLIANGKFEKAYFYLQQCAQMNQKEEFGSKITPETLSSIIVTERKDRTHSYLDLVRTPKMRRLALLTGIVWYGVASTFYGISFNITGFGLNIYLTQFVYGAIELPAKLSAYYLLDKVGRRNTEVGSLLGAGVCLAINIFIPRDMSVLRTVVAVLGKGCSATSFTTVVLYSSELFPTVVRQNGMGYNSSMGRLGVSLAPLILLLDEVWRDLPQVLLCSIALLASLVARMLPETRDRCLPETIQDVEDGQTGYDIDSDSLCDTDT; this is encoded by the exons ATGAAGTTTGAACACCTACTCTCGCTTGTCAATGGATTTGGACGGTTCCAGATGATGATCATTATCATCAGCTTTATTGGTCGATTCACCCTGCCGTGTCACTTCCTGCTGAACAACTTCATAGCGGCCGTGCCCTCTCACCACTGTGATCTCAGCGCTCTGGATGATGGCAGCGTCTTTGGGAATCTGACCCAGGAGCAGAGACTGACTGTCAGTGTTCCAGTACAGGAAGACGGGACTCCAAGCTCCTGTAAGATGTTCCCAGAGCCCCAGTTCCACCTCCTGTCCAACTCCAATAACAGTGACCTAGCTACAGTCCCCTGTCAGAATGGATGGGCATATGACAACAGCACCTTCAAATCCACTCTGGCTACAGAG TGGGACTTGGTGTGTGACCAGAAAGGGCAAAATAAGGCGACAACAACCATCTTCTTCATAGGCGTGATGTTCGGAGCTATGACCTTTGGAAGTCTGAGTGACAG GTTTGGTAGGAAGACCATGCTCCTGGTGTCCTATATCTCTGGCATGCTCTTTGGTATTGCCAGTGCTTTCTCCACCTCCTTCATCATGTTCGCTGTGCTCAGGTTCTTCACTGGGTTCGGTATCACCGGCATCGTCATCGTCTCATCAGTGCTCA GTGTGGAGTGGGTGGACATTGAGCACAGGAAGCTGGTGGGAGTGATTGATAGCCTATCCTGGAcatttggttactgcatgattccagcCATAGCCTACTGTGTGACCGACTGGAGACAGCTGACCATAGCGGTCACCTCACCTCTCGCTCTAGCCATACTCATCTggag GTGGATTCCTGAGTCAGCCAGGTGGCTCATAGCCAATGGGAAGTTTGAGAAAGCTTACTTTTATTTGCAACAATGTGCCCAGATGAACCAGAAGGAGGAGTTTGGATCCAAAATTACACCAGAG ACTCTGTCCAGTATCATTGTGACAGAAAGAAAAGACAGAACTCACTCCTACCTGGACCTGGTCAGAACCCCAAAGATGAGGAGACTGGCTCTACTAACAGGCATAGTGTG GTATGGTGTGGCGTCAACATTTTATGGCATTAGCTTCAACATCACTGGATTTGGACTCAACATCTATCTAACCCAGTTTGTGTACGGTGCCATAGAGCTGCCAGCCAAACTGTCAGCGTACTACCTTCTGGATAAGGTGGGCAGGAGAAACACTGAAGTGGGATCTCTGCTAGGAGCTGGAGTCTGTCTCGCTATCAATATCTTTATACCCAGAG aCATGTCTGTTTTAAGGACGGTGGTGGCGGTGCTGGGGAAGGGTTGCTCGGCAACATCCTTCACAACCGTCGTGTTGTACAGCTCTGAGCTGTTCCCTACTGTGGTCAG gCAGAATGGCATGGGCTACAACTCATCTATGGGTCGTCTGGGAGTGTCTCTGGCCCCTCTGATCCTGCTGCTGGACGAGGTGTGGAGGGACCTTCCCCAGGTCCTTCTCTGCTCCATAGCCCTGCTGGCTAGCCTGGTGGCCAGGATGCTGCCTGAGACACGGGACCGCTGTCTACCAGAGACCATCCAGGACGTCGAGGACGGGCAGACAGGGTACGATATAGACTCTGATAGCCTCTGTGATACAGACACTTAA